The Rhodococcus sp. ABRD24 genome contains the following window.
AGTCGACCTGCGCCCGCTTCGGGTCACGGGAGCCGGACAAGTTCGCTGGAATCGACTGGACACCATCACCGTTGGGATCGCCGATCCTCACCGGATCGCTCGCTCACATCGACTGCACGGTCGAGACCGTGCATGACGGCGGTGACCACTATGTGGTCTTCGGGCGGGTGCATTCGATGAGTGAGATCAAGACCGAGCGGCCATTGCTGTTCTACCGCGGGCAGTACACCGGAATCGAGCCGGACAAGACGGTGCCGGCGCCGTGGCGGGACGACCTCGAGGCGTTCCTCACCACCGCCAGCGAGGACACCTGGCTGTAGGTTCCGCCCATCGGGGGTGAGGTTGAATGGTCCCTTCGTACGCTACGAGCGTGCGAAGGGACCATTCAACCGTTCGGCGAGCGAGCTGTTCAGGCCATCAGGGCGGTGAAGTGCCAATCCAGCACCGGGCGATCGGCCCCGGCGTCGCCGTGAGCATGCACCACCGAGCGCAGCTGCACGGCCCACGCGTCAGCGATCAGGTCGGCACGAACGACTTGCAGGGTGCTGGTGAGGGTGTCACCCTCCTGGACCGGACCGGTGTGGTCGCACGACTGCCAGCCCAACACGGTCACCAGGTTCGGCAGCGCCCTGACTGCTTGCGCCAGCGCAATTCCGATCGTGTGTCCGCCGTAGACCAAGCGGGACCCGCTGATGCGCTCGTCGTGGTGGACGGCGGCGATGTTCAGGCTCAGCCGGGCCAGTTCGGGAGCGCTCGTGACGGCGTCGCCGCTGCTGGTGAACTCCGCACCGACCAGATCTGGGGAGAAGTGCTCGCCGGGAACCCGGTGCCGATAGGTGTTCATGTCCCAACCCTCGGGGATCGACCATGCGGGGACGCCGGACGGTCCGATCGAGGATAGATCGGCAGCGTGAACGACACGTGCCGGGTCGGGGGCGTCGCTCAACGGCAACATCGCGCACCGATAGAAGTCGAGGACGGTCCGATCTTCCTGGTCGGTCGTCGTCATCCGGAGCGCCGCCAGACCGGTGGGTCGCCGGCCCGGACGCGCTGAGTTCTCGCGTAGTCCGACCACTTCCGTTCGCGTGTACAGAGTATCGGTCAGGTGCGGGAACCGGTGGAAGTGGAGCCCCCGGTAGAAGAGGTTGGCCTTCACGTGGTGGGTGGCCAGCGTCGACTGCCCGATGGCGATGTCGCACACCAGGCCTGGGTTCGCAACCGCGGTCCGGGACCCGGTGACCGCCCGAGACAGGTGAGCGTCGAGGGCCAGTCGTATCCGGTCGCCGAGAATGGCCTGATGCGCGGCGGAGAGTCCGTCGGTGAGGGTGACGCCGGGCGCGGTGTCGAACACCATGCCGACGGTCAACTCGTCGAAGTAGGGTCCCCCGACGAAGTGTGGTCCGGTCATGTCCTCAGCCTCCAGTCTGTGCCAGTACGCGTCGAGCGGCCACCGCGACGGCCTCGTCGAGCATGTGCCCGTCGAGTTGCGCGGCCCCGGCTCCGGTGGTCTCGGCCTCGGCCATGGCATCGAGAACTCGGCGAGCGTGCTCGACGGCTGCGCTTGTGGGCGTGAAGATTTCGGTGGTTGCGTCGATCTGTCCGGGGTGGATGACCCACTTTCCGTCGAAGCCGAGATCGCGGGTCCACTGCGCCGCAGCCCGGAAGCCGGCGTCGTCGAGGATGGACAGATGTGGTCCGTCGATTGCCTGGATACCAGCGGCGCGGGCGGCGATCAGGATCCGGTCCTGGACGTGGAGCCAACGTTCGGCCGTATACCCGCCAACTCGACCGAGCGCTGCTCCAAGGTCGGCGTACCCGATCACGACGGCCTCGAGACGTCCAGTGGCACTGCATATCTCGTCGATCGAACGAACTCCCTGCGGCGTCTCGACCAGTGCCTGCAGCCGGGCCGTCGAGCCCAGCTCGGCGAGTAGTCGGTCGGCGGTGATCAGGTCGTCCGCGGTGTCGACCTTGGGTAGTACGATTCCGACGCCGTCGAGCGCCCCGACCGTTCTGAGGTCGTCCCGTGCCCACTCCGTGCCGAGGCCGTTGACGCGGACGGAGATCGATCGACCGGTCCGGAGTTCCCGGATAGTCCGGCACACCAGGGCACGCGCCTCATCCTTGCGCGCGGACGTGACCGCGTCTTCCAGGTCGAGCACAACCTCGTCGGCGGCCGATTCGAGAGCTTTGGCGATCTTGCGTTCGTCCGAGCCCGGGGCGACCAGGGTGCATCGGCGGCGGACGGGAGTCGTAGGACTGCTCATATCGTCCCTGGCTTCCCGAGAATGCCCGCGTCGACGAGGGCGTCGATAGCGCTGTCGTCCAGTCCGGCAGCCGCGGCCACCTCCCTGGTGTGTGCTCCGGACGTCGGAGCCGGTGCGGCATCGGTATATACACCGGACCACCGGAGCGGGGAACGTGAGGTCAGCATGG
Protein-coding sequences here:
- the hsaB gene encoding 3-hydroxy-9,10-secoandrosta-1,3,5(10)-triene-9,17-dione monooxygenase reductase subunit; the encoded protein is MTAQEAPGTSETAAEIDPRQFRTVLGQFCTGVTIITTVDDGEPVGFACQSFAALSLEPPLVLFCPTKGSRSWAAIERSGRFCVNVLAEEQQSTCARFGSREPDKFAGIDWTPSPLGSPILTGSLAHIDCTVETVHDGGDHYVVFGRVHSMSEIKTERPLLFYRGQYTGIEPDKTVPAPWRDDLEAFLTTASEDTWL
- a CDS encoding MaoC family dehydratase is translated as MTGPHFVGGPYFDELTVGMVFDTAPGVTLTDGLSAAHQAILGDRIRLALDAHLSRAVTGSRTAVANPGLVCDIAIGQSTLATHHVKANLFYRGLHFHRFPHLTDTLYTRTEVVGLRENSARPGRRPTGLAALRMTTTDQEDRTVLDFYRCAMLPLSDAPDPARVVHAADLSSIGPSGVPAWSIPEGWDMNTYRHRVPGEHFSPDLVGAEFTSSGDAVTSAPELARLSLNIAAVHHDERISGSRLVYGGHTIGIALAQAVRALPNLVTVLGWQSCDHTGPVQEGDTLTSTLQVVRADLIADAWAVQLRSVVHAHGDAGADRPVLDWHFTALMA
- a CDS encoding CoA ester lyase, which produces MSSPTTPVRRRCTLVAPGSDERKIAKALESAADEVVLDLEDAVTSARKDEARALVCRTIRELRTGRSISVRVNGLGTEWARDDLRTVGALDGVGIVLPKVDTADDLITADRLLAELGSTARLQALVETPQGVRSIDEICSATGRLEAVVIGYADLGAALGRVGGYTAERWLHVQDRILIAARAAGIQAIDGPHLSILDDAGFRAAAQWTRDLGFDGKWVIHPGQIDATTEIFTPTSAAVEHARRVLDAMAEAETTGAGAAQLDGHMLDEAVAVAARRVLAQTGG